Proteins encoded by one window of Actinocorallia herbida:
- a CDS encoding family 2 encapsulin nanocompartment cargo protein terpene cyclase, translated as MGQVSGEAAPQRVPWRMPGPTGLGTGAAAVHRTVGTPPVYTHRSWGDGSAPPLYVPAVERIDAALGAEVDARLRVWGAGLGFRDDELDAMAAAGFGRLAMLTHPDTDDPEALLTAAKLNAAWWAADDYYADDTSLGAVPELLPPRLALAMSAMDPPPFTGDFTPPLEEALADDLVLRMLRSATEHLAARGSAAQVQRVCYSTFAMFVSWSAYAAWRETDKRPPAWEYLSARQHDSFYTSMTLVDAVGGYEVPAELYYQERVRHALFQAGTASVMLNDLFSVAKDAADEKPVCNMVLLVAADRDCSVEAATEAVVELHNDLVRGFQAAHAELSAVPSPQLQWFLRGVRAWMGGGFEWHATNARYRTE; from the coding sequence GTGGGCCAGGTATCTGGCGAAGCCGCGCCGCAACGCGTCCCGTGGCGCATGCCCGGCCCCACGGGGCTCGGCACCGGCGCCGCGGCGGTGCACAGGACCGTGGGAACACCACCGGTGTACACCCACCGGTCCTGGGGCGACGGATCGGCGCCGCCCCTGTACGTCCCGGCCGTCGAACGGATCGACGCCGCGCTCGGCGCCGAGGTGGACGCGCGGCTGCGGGTCTGGGGCGCCGGGCTCGGCTTCCGCGACGACGAGCTCGACGCGATGGCGGCGGCGGGCTTCGGCAGGCTCGCGATGCTCACCCACCCCGACACCGACGACCCCGAGGCCCTGCTCACCGCGGCCAAGCTGAACGCGGCATGGTGGGCCGCCGACGACTACTACGCCGACGACACCTCACTCGGCGCCGTCCCCGAACTGCTGCCGCCCCGGCTGGCCCTGGCCATGTCCGCGATGGACCCGCCGCCCTTCACCGGGGACTTCACGCCCCCGCTGGAGGAGGCGCTCGCCGACGACCTCGTGCTGCGGATGCTGCGCTCGGCGACCGAGCACCTGGCCGCCCGCGGCAGCGCCGCCCAGGTCCAGCGCGTCTGCTACTCCACCTTCGCGATGTTCGTGAGCTGGTCGGCCTACGCCGCCTGGCGGGAGACCGACAAGCGTCCTCCCGCCTGGGAGTACCTCTCGGCCCGCCAGCACGACAGCTTCTACACCTCGATGACGCTGGTCGACGCCGTCGGCGGCTACGAGGTGCCCGCCGAGCTGTACTACCAGGAGCGCGTACGCCACGCGCTCTTCCAGGCGGGCACCGCCTCGGTCATGCTCAACGACCTCTTCTCCGTCGCCAAGGACGCGGCGGACGAGAAGCCCGTCTGCAACATGGTCCTGCTCGTCGCCGCCGACCGGGACTGCTCCGTCGAAGCGGCGACCGAGGCCGTCGTCGAGCTGCACAACGACCTCGTCCGGGGGTTCCAGGCCGCGCACGCCGAACTGTCGGCCGTGCCCTCCCCGCAGCTCCAGTGGTTCCTGCGCGGGGTCCGGGCGTGGATGGGAGGCGGCTTCGAATGGCACGCCACCAACGCCCGCTACCGCACCGAGTGA
- a CDS encoding geranyl diphosphate 2-C-methyltransferase — protein sequence MSPTTTATAPVLKSLYQRSVADYWNAERNPVNLLLGDVSGTYHHHYGIGEPDWSVLEGPEDTREQRTIEELHRLETAQASFLLDHLAPIPVGGRLLDAGCGRGGTSFMANQRFGAQVEGISISEEQVRFANEQAERRGVADSARFSFRNMLATGFETAAFDGIWNNESTMYVNLDDLFAEHSRLLKPGGRYVTITGCYNDVYGLPSRAVSEINSHYICDIHPRSAYFKAMAANGLVPINVIDLTEATIPYWRMRARSPHLVTGIEDAFLEAYTGGSFHYLLIAADRV from the coding sequence ATGTCCCCGACCACCACCGCCACCGCCCCCGTGCTCAAGAGCCTCTACCAGCGTTCGGTCGCCGACTACTGGAACGCCGAACGGAACCCGGTCAACCTGCTGCTCGGCGACGTGAGCGGCACCTACCACCACCACTACGGCATCGGCGAGCCCGACTGGTCGGTGCTGGAGGGTCCGGAGGACACGCGCGAGCAGCGGACGATCGAGGAACTGCACAGGCTGGAGACCGCTCAGGCGTCCTTCCTGCTGGACCATCTGGCGCCCATTCCGGTCGGCGGCCGCCTGCTGGACGCCGGCTGCGGCCGCGGCGGCACGAGCTTCATGGCCAACCAGCGCTTCGGCGCGCAGGTGGAGGGCATCTCGATCTCCGAGGAGCAGGTGAGGTTCGCGAACGAGCAGGCCGAACGCCGCGGCGTCGCCGACTCGGCGCGCTTCTCCTTCCGGAACATGCTCGCGACCGGCTTCGAGACGGCCGCCTTCGACGGCATCTGGAACAACGAGTCCACGATGTACGTCAACCTCGACGACCTCTTCGCCGAGCACAGCAGGCTGCTCAAGCCCGGCGGCCGGTATGTGACCATCACCGGCTGCTACAACGACGTGTACGGGCTGCCGTCCCGGGCCGTCAGCGAGATCAACTCGCACTACATCTGCGACATCCACCCGCGCAGCGCCTACTTCAAGGCGATGGCGGCGAACGGCCTCGTGCCGATCAACGTCATCGACCTCACCGAGGCGACCATCCCGTACTGGCGGATGCGCGCCCGCTCCCCGCATCTGGTCACCGGCATCGAGGACGCCTTCCTCGAGGCCTACACCGGCGGGAGCTTCCACTACCTGCTCATCGCCGCCGACCGGGTCTGA
- a CDS encoding family 2B encapsulin nanocompartment shell protein: MPPIEEALADPPALSLATEAARLLATTTKTPPQMQAISSRWLLRKLPWVEVSGGIYRINRRRTTTARPGLLTFRWGASGVRVAPDSLGGVPALHGLGGTARGRMLLSELAGRFTARDVEPGDVLAAEGAPVTEVLVVARGRVERIGTGRYGGPAMLGVLTDGRHAGGDLLAAGSDGPVWKETLRAATAGTVLALPRAALAELRDVSPELRAHLAAHRAAAASPANRRGEAEIRLAAGHRGEPRLPETFADYDPDPQEIELAVAQTVLGVHTRVGDLYNGPMNQAEEQLRLVVEELRERQEWELVNNPDFGLLHQADDTQRISTWSGPPTPDDLDDLLAMRRGTRLFLAHPKAIAAFFRECTRRSVAPDQIVDGDKRLLGWRGVPIYPCGKIPVGPDHTTSILAMRTGEDDAGVVGLHQTGLPDEYAPSLNVRFMGITEAAIARYLVSAYFNAAVLVPDALGVLECVDVAAPRV; this comes from the coding sequence ATGCCCCCCATCGAGGAGGCCCTGGCGGACCCGCCCGCGCTCAGCCTGGCGACTGAGGCGGCCCGCCTGCTGGCGACCACCACCAAGACCCCGCCCCAGATGCAGGCCATCTCCTCCAGATGGCTGCTGCGCAAACTCCCCTGGGTCGAGGTCAGCGGCGGCATCTACCGGATCAACCGCCGCCGCACCACCACCGCACGGCCAGGGCTGCTCACCTTCCGGTGGGGCGCCTCGGGCGTGCGGGTGGCGCCGGACTCGCTCGGCGGCGTCCCCGCCCTGCACGGGCTCGGAGGCACCGCCCGGGGCAGGATGCTGCTCTCCGAGCTCGCGGGCCGCTTCACCGCCCGCGACGTCGAGCCGGGCGACGTCCTGGCCGCCGAAGGCGCACCGGTGACGGAGGTCCTGGTCGTCGCGCGCGGCCGGGTCGAGCGGATCGGCACCGGCCGGTACGGCGGCCCGGCGATGCTGGGCGTCCTCACCGACGGGCGGCACGCGGGCGGTGACCTGCTGGCGGCCGGGTCCGACGGCCCCGTCTGGAAGGAGACGCTGCGGGCCGCCACCGCGGGAACCGTCCTGGCGCTGCCGCGCGCGGCCCTCGCCGAACTGCGCGATGTCAGCCCGGAGCTGCGCGCGCACCTGGCGGCCCACCGCGCCGCGGCCGCCTCCCCCGCCAACCGCAGGGGCGAGGCCGAGATCCGGCTCGCGGCGGGACACCGGGGCGAACCACGCCTGCCCGAGACGTTCGCCGACTACGACCCCGACCCGCAGGAGATCGAGCTCGCCGTCGCCCAGACGGTCCTCGGCGTCCACACCAGGGTCGGCGACCTGTACAACGGGCCGATGAACCAGGCGGAGGAACAGCTCCGCCTGGTCGTGGAGGAGCTGCGCGAGCGGCAGGAGTGGGAGCTGGTCAACAACCCCGACTTCGGCCTGCTGCACCAGGCCGACGATACCCAGCGGATCTCCACCTGGTCCGGCCCACCCACTCCCGACGACCTCGACGACCTGCTGGCGATGCGGCGCGGCACCCGCCTGTTCCTCGCCCATCCCAAGGCCATCGCGGCGTTCTTCCGGGAGTGCACCCGGCGGAGCGTCGCGCCCGACCAGATCGTCGACGGGGACAAGCGGCTGCTCGGGTGGCGCGGGGTGCCGATCTACCCGTGCGGGAAGATCCCCGTCGGGCCCGACCACACCACGTCCATCCTCGCGATGCGCACCGGTGAGGACGACGCGGGGGTCGTCGGGCTGCACCAGACGGGGCTGCCCGACGAGTATGCGCCCTCCTTGAACGTCCGTTTCATGGGCATCACCGAGGCGGCCATCGCCCGCTACCTCGTGAGCGCCTACTTCAACGCGGCAGTCCTGGTCCCCGACGCGCTCGGGGTCCTGGAGTGCGTGGACGTCGCGGCCCCGCGCGTTTAG
- a CDS encoding polysaccharide deacetylase family protein codes for MSASRLSGRSARSRLTAAFVALTAAFGTVVGASAAPAAADEPCANGYVALSFDDGPTTLTPDYVQALHDAGWVRATFFLTGANALDHPSYVDLLAQNGHWIGNHTYSHPFLDTLSSTDVFNELLGTNQILLSQTGVAPTLFRPPYGRTDSTIRGHATTLGMTETLWTTDSLDYNGITAAQITANALTVAPGGIILLHEGYQTTLDALPDIISGLADRGLCAGKIVPSEDPVEAWPGTTFYAVAAHW; via the coding sequence ATGTCCGCATCACGCCTTTCCGGGCGTTCCGCCAGATCCCGTCTGACCGCCGCGTTCGTCGCGCTGACCGCCGCGTTCGGCACCGTCGTCGGCGCCTCCGCGGCCCCCGCCGCGGCCGACGAGCCCTGCGCCAACGGCTATGTGGCGCTCAGCTTCGACGACGGCCCCACCACCCTGACCCCCGACTACGTGCAGGCGCTGCACGACGCGGGCTGGGTCCGGGCCACGTTCTTCCTCACCGGCGCGAACGCCCTCGACCACCCCTCCTACGTCGACCTGCTCGCGCAGAACGGCCACTGGATCGGCAACCACACCTACTCGCACCCGTTCCTCGACACGCTCAGCTCGACCGACGTGTTCAACGAGTTGCTCGGCACCAACCAGATCCTCCTCTCCCAGACCGGGGTGGCGCCGACCCTCTTCCGTCCGCCCTACGGCCGCACGGACAGCACGATCCGGGGCCACGCCACCACCCTCGGCATGACCGAGACCCTGTGGACGACCGACTCCCTGGACTACAACGGGATCACCGCGGCGCAGATCACCGCCAACGCGCTGACCGTCGCCCCCGGGGGCATCATCCTGCTCCACGAGGGCTACCAGACCACCCTCGACGCCCTCCCCGACATCATCTCCGGTCTCGCCGACCGGGGCCTGTGCGCGGGCAAGATCGTCCCGTCGGAGGACCCCGTCGAAGCGTGGCCGGGCACCACCTTCTACGCGGTCGCCGCCCACTGGTAG
- a CDS encoding cytochrome P450 — MGTQMSVREAGLAVADPQSYADERRLHEALRILRREDPVRLVEAEGFDPFFAVTRHADVLDVERRHEDFLSAPRPILATSEMDALQRRHREAGTGLRTLVHMDDPQHRVVRAIGADWFRPKAMRRLQERVDELAHRYVDRMAELDGSCDFVRQIAVHYPLYVILSLLGLPESDFPRMLKLTQELFGGQDSELRRGASAAEQLQTLTEFFAYFGELTAARRAHPTDDLASAIANARVDGTRLSDVDTTSYYVIIATAGHDTTSSTISGGLHALIEHPDQLTRLKENPDLLPLATDEMIRWVTPVKEFMRTATRDTQVGGVPIAEGESVLLSYPSANRDEDIFDDPFRFDIGRDPNRHLAFGFGVHYCLGAALARMEIRSLYTALLPRLESIELAGTPEWTATTFVGGLKHLPIRYTLT, encoded by the coding sequence ATGGGCACCCAGATGTCAGTGCGCGAGGCGGGCCTCGCCGTGGCCGACCCGCAGTCCTACGCGGACGAGCGGCGGCTGCACGAGGCCCTGCGGATCCTGCGCCGGGAGGATCCGGTGCGCCTGGTCGAGGCCGAAGGGTTCGACCCGTTCTTCGCCGTGACGCGGCACGCGGACGTGCTCGACGTCGAGCGGCGGCACGAGGACTTCCTGAGCGCCCCGCGCCCGATCCTCGCCACCTCCGAGATGGACGCGCTCCAGCGGCGGCATCGCGAAGCGGGCACCGGCCTGCGCACCCTCGTGCACATGGACGATCCGCAGCACCGGGTCGTGCGCGCGATCGGCGCCGACTGGTTCCGGCCCAAGGCGATGCGGCGGCTCCAGGAGCGGGTGGACGAACTGGCCCACCGGTACGTCGACCGCATGGCGGAACTCGACGGTTCGTGTGACTTCGTCCGCCAGATCGCGGTCCACTACCCGCTGTACGTGATCCTGTCGCTGCTCGGTCTGCCCGAGTCGGACTTCCCGCGCATGCTGAAGCTCACCCAGGAGCTGTTCGGCGGCCAGGACTCCGAGCTCCGGCGCGGCGCGAGCGCCGCGGAGCAGCTCCAGACCCTGACCGAGTTCTTCGCCTACTTCGGTGAGCTCACCGCGGCCCGCCGCGCGCATCCCACCGACGACCTCGCCTCCGCGATCGCCAACGCCCGCGTCGACGGCACGCGGCTCTCCGACGTGGACACCACGTCCTACTACGTCATCATCGCCACCGCCGGGCACGACACCACCAGCTCCACCATCTCCGGCGGCCTGCACGCCCTCATCGAGCACCCCGACCAACTGACCCGGCTCAAGGAGAATCCGGACCTGCTCCCCCTGGCGACCGACGAGATGATCCGCTGGGTCACACCCGTCAAGGAATTCATGCGCACCGCGACCCGCGACACCCAGGTCGGCGGCGTACCCATCGCCGAAGGCGAATCCGTCCTCCTGTCCTACCCGTCGGCCAACCGCGACGAGGACATCTTCGACGACCCCTTCCGCTTCGACATCGGCCGCGACCCCAACCGCCACCTCGCCTTCGGCTTCGGCGTCCACTACTGCCTCGGCGCCGCCCTCGCCCGCATGGAGATCCGCTCCCTCTACACCGCGCTCCTCCCCCGACTCGAATCCATCGAACTCGCAGGCACCCCCGAATGGACCGCCACCACCTTCGTCGGCGGCCTCAAGCACCTGCCCATCCGCTACACCCTCACCTGA
- a CDS encoding integrase — protein sequence MKTRLRRLRVGERDHLWTVGIGHVPGPSDCHRCLRLRVWGGGKNSRPLAVDLLSVTGPSPWSACATDNGYPTTRDVRAVIERGLALGWPVDDRGGAFLLSEHDLPDWDLPGFVVTDRLRDPGAADPTLRVAAAYARRLPVAP from the coding sequence ATGAAGACGAGGCTGCGTCGGCTGCGGGTCGGCGAGCGGGATCACCTGTGGACGGTGGGCATCGGCCACGTTCCGGGTCCGTCCGACTGCCACCGCTGCCTCAGGCTGCGGGTGTGGGGCGGCGGGAAGAACAGCAGGCCCCTGGCCGTCGACCTGCTGTCGGTGACCGGTCCCTCGCCCTGGAGCGCCTGCGCGACCGACAACGGGTATCCGACCACGCGGGACGTGCGCGCCGTCATCGAGCGCGGGCTCGCGCTGGGGTGGCCCGTGGACGACCGCGGCGGTGCGTTCCTCCTCTCCGAGCACGACCTTCCGGACTGGGATCTCCCGGGCTTCGTGGTGACGGATCGGCTGCGCGACCCCGGCGCCGCCGATCCGACGCTTCGGGTGGCCGCCGCGTACGCCCGCCGCCTTCCCGTCGCGCCCTGA
- a CDS encoding HelD family protein, translating to MSGEADVAGTLEAERAHLEGARTALRRMREHAESLSADAAGDWVSAQILEALLDQRIQALADHPDTPLFFGRLDHLPGDLPETVYVGRRHVHDDGGAALVLDWRAPVSRSFYQAGPSEPMGVARRRRFGYRGGDLTAFEDEHLDGRELGESRLLTEEIERPRTGPMRDIVATIQPEQDVIVRDDLAKTVCVQGAPGTGKTAVGLHRAAYLLFTHRERLSRSGVLIVGPNRAFLSYIAGVLPALGEVRVDQATVADLLGGPTGVEPDERAALKGDARIVDVLRKGLWLHVTKPAEGLLVVRGGARFRVPDHEVRELVAELRGATRYGTGREALARRLAHRVLVLMEQRGEAPDDRVHDAVARSRPVKALVDQVWPKLTPQQVLFRLLSDAEFLARAAKGVLSEEEQALLRWDKAPRSARSARWTDADLALLDELGDLIERTASLGHLVVDEAQDLSSMQLRALGRRCATGSATVLGDLAQGTTPWSARTWTEVLHHLGREGEVTELTVGFRVPREVLDYATRLLPSIAPGLAVPRSLRPGRGSLTVREVPDTAKAAVAAVRDLLSRDGSIALVAADSEVASLAALLEAEGVPHAVLTPDSAGTDRVQLVPAPLVKGLEYDHVVVAEPSAIVAAEPRGLARLYVALTRAVTSLTVLHTTPLPSELTRPTPPPTTT from the coding sequence ATGTCCGGAGAGGCCGACGTAGCGGGGACGTTGGAGGCCGAGAGGGCCCATCTGGAGGGGGCGCGGACGGCGCTGCGGCGGATGCGCGAGCACGCCGAGTCCCTGTCGGCCGACGCGGCGGGCGACTGGGTGTCCGCCCAGATCCTGGAAGCGCTGCTCGACCAGCGGATCCAGGCGCTCGCCGACCACCCGGACACACCCCTGTTCTTCGGCCGCCTCGACCACCTCCCCGGCGACCTCCCCGAGACCGTGTACGTCGGGCGGCGGCACGTCCACGACGACGGCGGCGCCGCCCTCGTGCTGGACTGGCGCGCGCCCGTCTCCCGCTCCTTCTACCAGGCGGGGCCCAGCGAGCCGATGGGCGTCGCGCGGCGGCGCAGGTTCGGCTACCGCGGCGGCGACCTGACCGCCTTCGAGGACGAGCACCTCGACGGCCGGGAGCTCGGCGAGTCCCGGCTGCTCACCGAGGAGATCGAGCGGCCCCGCACCGGCCCCATGCGGGACATCGTCGCGACCATCCAGCCCGAGCAGGACGTCATCGTCCGCGACGACCTGGCCAAGACCGTCTGCGTCCAGGGCGCGCCGGGCACCGGGAAGACCGCGGTCGGCCTGCACCGGGCCGCCTACCTGCTGTTCACCCACCGGGAGCGGCTGAGCAGGTCCGGTGTGCTGATCGTCGGACCGAACCGGGCGTTCCTCTCCTACATCGCCGGGGTCCTCCCGGCTCTCGGCGAGGTCCGCGTCGACCAGGCGACCGTCGCCGACCTCCTCGGCGGCCCGACCGGCGTCGAACCCGACGAGCGGGCCGCGCTCAAGGGCGACGCCAGGATCGTCGACGTGCTGCGCAAGGGCCTGTGGCTGCACGTCACCAAGCCGGCGGAAGGGCTGCTCGTCGTACGGGGCGGCGCGCGCTTCCGCGTCCCCGACCACGAGGTACGCGAACTCGTCGCCGAGCTGCGCGGCGCCACCCGGTACGGCACGGGCCGCGAGGCGCTCGCGCGGCGGCTGGCGCACCGGGTCCTCGTGCTCATGGAGCAGCGCGGCGAGGCCCCCGACGACCGGGTGCACGACGCGGTCGCCCGCAGCCGTCCGGTGAAGGCGCTGGTCGACCAGGTCTGGCCGAAGCTCACGCCCCAGCAGGTGCTGTTCCGGCTCCTCTCTGACGCCGAGTTCCTCGCCCGCGCCGCCAAGGGCGTCCTCTCCGAGGAAGAGCAGGCGCTGCTGCGCTGGGACAAGGCGCCGCGCTCGGCCCGCTCCGCCCGCTGGACCGACGCCGACCTCGCCCTGCTGGACGAGCTCGGCGACCTCATCGAACGCACGGCGTCCCTCGGCCACCTCGTGGTGGACGAGGCCCAGGACCTGTCGTCGATGCAGCTGCGCGCGCTCGGCCGCCGCTGCGCGACGGGCTCGGCGACCGTACTCGGCGACCTCGCCCAGGGCACCACCCCGTGGTCGGCCCGCACCTGGACCGAGGTGCTGCACCACCTCGGCCGGGAAGGCGAGGTCACCGAGCTGACCGTCGGCTTCCGGGTGCCGCGCGAAGTCCTCGACTACGCCACGCGCCTCCTCCCGTCGATCGCGCCCGGCCTCGCCGTGCCCCGCTCGCTGCGGCCCGGCCGGGGGTCCCTCACCGTTCGCGAAGTGCCCGACACCGCCAAGGCCGCCGTCGCCGCGGTCCGCGACCTGCTGTCCCGCGACGGCTCGATCGCCCTCGTCGCCGCCGACTCCGAGGTCGCCTCCCTGGCCGCCCTCCTCGAAGCCGAGGGCGTCCCGCACGCCGTCCTCACGCCCGACAGCGCCGGCACCGACCGCGTCCAGCTCGTCCCCGCCCCCCTCGTCAAGGGCCTCGAATACGACCACGTCGTCGTCGCCGAGCCCTCCGCGATCGTCGCCGCCGAACCCCGCGGCCTGGCCCGCCTCTACGTCGCCCTCACCCGCGCCGTCACCTCCCTCACCGTCCTCCACACCACCCCCCTCCCTTCCGAACTCACCCGACCCACCCCACCGCCCACGACCACCTGA
- a CDS encoding MBL fold metallo-hydrolase — translation MKIHHVNCGSMRMPTAPLVCHVLVVETDAGLVLVDTGFGLRDVAEPGRLGPMRRVIRPVLAEEETAVRRVEALGFRREDVRHIVLTHFDLDHIGGLADFPEARVHVTAAEAEGAVHAPSLRERVRYRPVQWAHGPRLVEHGPGGEAWRGFAAARELTEIASGIVLVPLPGHTRGHAAVAVDAGDRWVLHCGDAFYHRGALDSSRIPFVLRAQETLVAFDGGQVRRNQARLAALHAEGSPDLRIVSSHDPSLLAAAQAPS, via the coding sequence GTGAAGATCCACCATGTGAACTGCGGGTCGATGCGGATGCCCACGGCGCCGCTGGTCTGCCATGTGCTGGTGGTGGAGACCGACGCGGGGCTGGTGCTCGTCGACACGGGGTTCGGGCTGCGGGATGTGGCGGAACCCGGGCGGCTGGGGCCGATGCGCCGGGTGATCCGGCCCGTGCTGGCCGAGGAGGAGACCGCGGTCCGGCGGGTCGAGGCGCTGGGGTTCCGGCGGGAGGACGTGCGGCACATCGTGCTCACGCACTTCGATCTCGACCATATCGGCGGGCTCGCGGACTTCCCCGAAGCGCGCGTGCACGTCACGGCCGCCGAGGCGGAGGGCGCGGTGCACGCGCCCTCGCTGCGGGAGCGGGTGCGGTACCGGCCGGTGCAGTGGGCGCACGGTCCCCGGCTCGTGGAGCACGGGCCGGGCGGGGAGGCGTGGCGGGGCTTCGCGGCGGCGCGGGAGCTGACGGAGATCGCGTCCGGGATCGTGCTGGTCCCCCTTCCCGGGCACACCCGCGGCCACGCCGCGGTCGCCGTCGACGCGGGCGACCGCTGGGTCCTGCACTGCGGTGACGCCTTCTACCACCGGGGCGCCCTCGACTCCTCGCGCATCCCGTTCGTCCTGCGGGCTCAGGAGACCCTCGTCGCCTTCGACGGCGGGCAGGTCCGCCGCAACCAGGCCCGCCTGGCCGCGCTCCACGCCGAAGGCTCCCCCGACCTCCGCATCGTCTCCTCCCACGACCCGTCGCTCCTCGCCGCCGCGCAGGCCCCTTCCTGA
- a CDS encoding alkane 1-monooxygenase, producing the protein MTAEAAPPRDLGWVDRKKYLWILGLAVPAAPFASYFLVEATGWGVLWLLGPFLLMGLSPILDTVFGKDERNPPEAVMAWLEKQPYYRWCVRAYLPLQYGGLVLACWTWSRDDVAGYEKALLVLATGAVGGIAINAAHELGHKSEALERWLSKIALAQTAYGHFFVEHNRGHHVRVATPEDPASARLGESFYRFLPRTVVGSVRSAWRLEARRLTRRGKGTWTFRNEVLNAWAMTVVLYAVLAGVFGAGILPYLAVQAVIGFAALEVVNYVEHYGLLREQSPSGRYERVQPRHSWNSDSLASNILLFHLQRHSDHHAHPARPYQVLRHFDEAPELPAGYASMTRLAYIPPLWRRVMDHRVIAHYGGDSSRANLDPATRHRYLPA; encoded by the coding sequence ATGACCGCTGAAGCCGCGCCCCCGCGCGACCTCGGATGGGTGGACCGCAAGAAGTACCTCTGGATCCTCGGGCTCGCCGTTCCGGCCGCCCCCTTCGCGTCCTATTTCCTCGTCGAGGCGACGGGCTGGGGCGTCCTCTGGCTCCTCGGCCCGTTCCTGCTCATGGGCCTCAGCCCGATCCTCGACACCGTCTTCGGCAAGGACGAGCGCAACCCTCCCGAAGCCGTCATGGCCTGGCTGGAGAAGCAGCCCTACTACCGGTGGTGCGTGCGGGCGTACCTGCCGCTGCAGTACGGCGGACTCGTCCTCGCCTGCTGGACGTGGTCGCGCGACGACGTCGCCGGCTACGAGAAGGCCCTGCTCGTCCTCGCCACGGGGGCGGTCGGCGGCATCGCCATCAACGCCGCGCACGAGCTCGGGCACAAGAGCGAGGCGCTCGAGAGGTGGCTGTCGAAGATCGCGCTCGCGCAGACCGCGTACGGGCACTTCTTCGTCGAGCACAACCGGGGCCACCATGTACGGGTCGCCACTCCCGAGGACCCCGCCAGCGCCCGGCTGGGGGAGAGCTTCTACCGCTTCCTGCCCAGGACCGTCGTGGGGAGCGTCCGCTCCGCGTGGCGCCTTGAGGCCCGGCGGCTGACCCGTCGCGGAAAGGGGACGTGGACGTTCCGGAACGAGGTGCTCAACGCCTGGGCGATGACCGTGGTCCTCTACGCGGTGCTCGCGGGGGTGTTCGGAGCGGGCATCCTTCCCTACCTCGCCGTCCAGGCCGTCATCGGGTTCGCGGCGCTGGAGGTCGTCAACTACGTCGAGCACTACGGGCTGCTGCGCGAGCAGTCGCCCTCGGGGCGCTACGAGCGGGTCCAGCCTCGGCACAGCTGGAACAGCGACAGCCTCGCCTCCAACATCCTGCTCTTCCACCTGCAACGGCACAGCGACCACCACGCCCACCCCGCGCGCCCCTACCAGGTGCTCCGCCACTTCGATGAGGCCCCGGAGCTCCCCGCCGGCTACGCCAGTATGACCCGCCTCGCCTACATCCCCCCGCTCTGGCGCCGCGTCATGGACCACCGCGTCATCGCGCACTACGGGGGTGACTCCTCCCGCGCCAACCTCGACCCCGCGACTCGTCACCGCTACCTCCCCGCCTGA
- a CDS encoding LysR family transcriptional regulator, which produces MRPRQLEYVVAVAEEGSFTEGARAVLVSQPALSHQVKALEQELGRPLFVRGPDGARLTPHGERFLPHARAALAASRAAVAAARDTARLEGGELRVAALHSMAMGLVPPALGAWRLAHPAVRVALTEYAHIDLLTAAMAHGDADIGVGTEPAGWSGPLRVLGEEELMLVLPADDPLLRRPGGVPLELLADRPWVLYAADFGLAPLLAKVFAHAGFVPRAAARVHHTATAVELAAAGLGPALVPADVIGARHAGHSARPAAPILRRLVAFTRDDPAPAARAFADLLAAHARPTP; this is translated from the coding sequence GTGAGGCCACGGCAGTTGGAGTACGTGGTGGCGGTCGCCGAGGAGGGGTCGTTCACCGAGGGGGCGCGGGCCGTCCTGGTGAGCCAGCCCGCGCTGTCCCACCAGGTCAAGGCGCTGGAGCAGGAGCTGGGGCGCCCGCTGTTCGTGCGCGGGCCGGACGGGGCGCGGCTTACCCCGCACGGCGAGCGGTTCCTGCCGCACGCCCGCGCGGCACTCGCCGCCTCGCGCGCGGCGGTCGCGGCGGCGCGCGACACGGCCCGGCTGGAGGGCGGGGAGCTGCGGGTCGCGGCGCTGCACTCGATGGCGATGGGCCTGGTGCCGCCCGCGCTGGGCGCCTGGCGGCTCGCGCATCCCGCGGTGCGGGTCGCGCTCACCGAGTACGCGCACATCGACCTCCTCACCGCGGCGATGGCGCACGGCGACGCCGACATCGGGGTCGGCACCGAGCCCGCCGGCTGGTCAGGGCCACTGCGGGTGCTGGGCGAGGAGGAGCTGATGCTCGTCCTCCCGGCGGACGACCCGCTGCTGCGCAGGCCCGGCGGCGTGCCGCTGGAGCTGCTGGCCGACCGGCCCTGGGTCCTCTACGCGGCCGACTTCGGCCTCGCCCCGCTCCTCGCCAAGGTCTTCGCCCACGCCGGTTTCGTCCCCCGCGCAGCGGCCCGGGTGCACCACACCGCGACCGCCGTGGAACTCGCCGCCGCGGGCCTCGGCCCCGCCCTCGTGCCCGCCGACGTCATCGGAGCCCGCCACGCCGGGCACTCCGCGCGCCCCGCCGCCCCCATCCTCCGCCGCCTCGTCGCCTTCACCCGCGACGACCCCGCCCCCGCCGCCCGAGCCTTCGCCGACCTCCTCGCCGCCCACGCCCGCCCCACCCCCTGA